The Planctomicrobium piriforme genome includes the window GATCCGCTCGCCGTCGAGTTCATCGACGATGGTCTTGATTCGCGACCCGCGAACGCCGACGCAGGCTCCGACGCAATCGATGTTGTTGTCGTAACAGGAGACGGCGACCTTCGAGCGATAGCCGGCTTCACGAGCCAGCGAGCGGACTTCGATGACGCGCTCCGCGACTTCGGGAATTTCGACTTCGAACAGACGGCGCACCAGTTCTGGATGACACCGCGACAGGACAACCTTGATCCGGCTGCCGGCCTTACGGACTTCGAGCACCACCGCGCGAACTCGATCGCCGACGCGATGAGCTTCGCCGGGGATCTGTTCGCTCTTGGGGAGAATCGCTTCCACCTTCCCCAGGTTGACCGAGGCCACGCCATGATCGACCCGAACCACGACCCCGTTCACCAGGTGCGTTCGCAGGCTGCTGAATTCGTCATACAGCGCGTCGCGTTCGGCTTCGCGGATCTTCTGAATCATCACCTGCTTGGCGGTCTGGGCGGCGATGCGTCCCAGCAGGTCTCCGAGTTCTTCCGGCGGCAGGGCCTTGCCGTCCAGAGTTGCACTCACATCGCCCGTCGTACGGGCAATCAGGATCACGATCTCACGGTCTTCACCATAATGCTTCCGCGCAGCAGACAGGATCGCGGCCTCAATGCCGCTGAAGACGATTTCCTTATCGATGCTCTTATCGCGGTGGATGGCGTCGACGATGCGTAAGACCTCAGTGCCATTCATATCGATGTGCCATCATGGGTGAAAAAAAAAGAGCGGGCGCAAAGTCCCACTCGTCGTCCAAACACCAGAGAGAAATGGGCCACTCCCACCGAAAAACCCTTTGGATCAAATAGATGATCCAGGGCCTGCGGTTGCAGAGCACCGGCCACAATCAACGCCAATGCTTACATGAGAAGCCTTCTCTCTTTTCCGACCGAAATCGGAGAGGATTTGTCCATTCGACGAATGACTCACAGGCGAGCCAGACATAAACAATATGACTCGTGAACGGATGTGTCAAGAATCGCAGGGTTTCCGTTCGCCCCAAAATCCGAGTCCGCCAGCAGACTTCACCCCGTTTTCCAACTGAAAACCTGACTGCATCTTGCTCGCTTCCGCACTTGCCAGAAGCACCGAAAAACAGAGCCCCGGGGTGAATGCCGGGGCTCTGTGATCTTCTGCAACTTCAGTTCAAGTCGCGACTAGTGGATTCCCAGGGCGCCCTGGAATTCCTTCGCCAGATCGCGGCGAATTCCCCCCTGGGCATCATAACGGGCGACCCAATAGCTCATTTCTTCGTTGGTCGGCTGGCGACCAATCAACAATTCGTGCATGCGGGAGATGTACACCCGTTTATCTGCGTCGCAGCGATTGAAGAACTGCTCGTTGGCGAGCAGGCTCAACTGCACCTGGGCAATCGGCTGGCCCTGACGCAGGGCTTCCAGCCAGGTCACCAGTTCGCGATCCGAAGGGTTACGACCGAGATAGTCGTTGAACCATTTCACGATCTGCGCGATCTGTGCGCTCTGATCGGTCGTGTTCTGGCCGCTGGGGTACGGGTTGGTGTTGAGGTCAACCTGTTCCAACTGCATCGCGACGGGGCGAAGCTGGCCGGGCTGATCAAGGACCCGCACCGGCTGCGGAGTGCGGTGGGTTTCGCGGCCGTTCACCAGCACGCTGGCGTAGACCACATACCGGCCGTTCGGCGAAATCTGGGCCGGATCGAAATCGATGGCGAACGGAATCGGGTACTGATTCAGATTGTCGACTTTGCGACTGGCGAAGGTGACCGGCGCCCCATTGTTGCCGATGATTTCTTTCAACTCGATGTTGACCACCGCATTGGAGGGCAGAGTCTGACGATTCTGCAAAGCCACCGAACCGTTCAGCGTCGACAGGCGAGAATCGAGCTGGACAGGCACGTTGATGAGCTTGGTATCGCGATTATTCTGCACGAGCAGTGTGACCCAGCCGTTCTGATCGGCGACGCGATCAAACTCGCTGCCGCAATCGAACAACTGGCCGTTGACGTAGCCGACCTGAAAGCCGTTGACCGCAATAATCTGGTCGTTGACTTCCAGTCCGGCCCGCTGAGCAGCTCCGCCGTTGACGACATCGTGAATTTTCACGCCGGTGTCGAGGTCTTTCGAGTAGACGCCGAGTCGCCATTTGCGCTGCTGGCCGGGAATCGGCGTTGTGGGAGTCTGGCCCGGGGGCACGAAGTTCGGACCGACGGGAGAGGTGATCCGGTCACGTCCCGACTGAGCGGGATAGGCGCCCGGATTCGGATTCGGCACGGTCCGCAACGCGGGATCGGTCGAGATCGGGTAGCTCGGCGTGGTGTACAGGTTGGGATTGAAGAACGGGTCGGTCCCGAGACCGCCGCCGGTTCCCAACCCCGTCCCCAGGCCGCTGCCGAGGCCGGTTCCGGTGCCAAAGTTGTAGTAACCCTGGCCTGGCAGCGTGGTCGTGCCGTAGGGCTGGGTGTTCAGCTGGTTAGTGGGGGTACTCTGATTCGTATTCGGGTTCACCGCCCACGCTGTGGACGGCAGGCCCGATGTCAGACAGCTCGCCAGCATTGTGGCGGCCAATGAAATCCGTTTCATGACTCGACTCCTGGGCTCGCAATGAAAGAAATGATCACACGCTCGAAAAACAATCCGCCTGCCGGGTGGGCTGCCTGATCAGGCCTGGCGGAATAACCCGCGACGATCAACGCGCTGCTCGCCGCGGACACCGCCAAGACTAGTTCAGGGTATGCAGCCCGACCGCTTCGAGAGCAATCTGGGCAGGGCGGGCGGTGATGGGCACCAGGCCGCCGATGATCACGTCCTGCTGTCCGCGCTGCGAACAGACGAACTTGATGAAGTCCTGCTGAATCGGAGTGAGCGGCTTCTTCGGATCGCGATTAATCACGATCTGTAGCGGACGCACCAGCGGGTATGTCGCGTCGTGAATATCGGCCGCAGGCTCGCCCTGTCGCAGGGCGATCTTCACGGCTTTCACTTCGGGGCTGGCGAAGGTCGCACCGCCGAAACCGATCGCCCCCGGATTGGCGGCAATCGCTTTCATCATGTCGACATTGCTCTGGTTTTCCTTGATGTCTGCGCGGAATTCGCCGTTCCCCAGAATGGCGTACTGAAAGAACACCTGCAGGCCGGTTTCGTCGCGGCGGCCTTCACAGATCACCGGCTGATTCGACAACTTGCCTGACACGCCGACGTCGGCCCAGGTGGTGGCCTGCTTGGCAGCGCCCCGCTTCAGCGACTTCGAAAAGAGTGCGTCGAGCTGAGCCAGGGTCAGCGATTCAATCGGGTTATCCTTGTTCACAAAAATGGCGATCTGCTCGAGCGCCGGCACAATGACCGTGGGCATATAGCCAAACTTGTCGTGAAACGCCTTCACTTCGGCTTCCGTGATCGGACGGCTCAGCAAGCCGAAGTCGGCTTCGCCGCTGATGACCATCGGGACGGCGTTGACCGACCCCTTGCTGACCAGTTGAATCTCAGCCCCGGGATTCATGGCTTTGAACGATTCCGCCCAGACGGCCGCGAGTTGCGACATGGTCATCGAACCGGCCAGGGTAATTTTGCCCTTCACTTCTTCAGCGTGGGCATACACCGGCAGACCGGGATCGACCGGCAGTTGAGCCAGCAGACTTTGAGAACCCGCCAGCACAACAGCGGCGGCGAACAACAGTTTTGCTCCGAGCAGTTTCATTCCGTTTCCCTCCTTGGGTCATGTGCTGCGCCGACGAACCAGGGCCTGCGGGCGTCGAAATCCCCAGCATCGCCGCTTTAACCCCCTGTGAGCAGAGACCCGGGGCGCAGCAGTGATGGGGGAATATACGGCGACCGGCAGAAATTGCTCAAGATGACTTTTTGCCGGGGATTTGCGAATTCGGATTGACACGCAGAGCCGAGGGTCCAGAGCCAGGCAGGGGGGAAGGGTTGAGTGCTGAGTGACGAGTGTGGAATGGGCAAGCGAAAGCGTCAGCGAATGGAAGTCACTTCAACAACAGGTGACTTTTATCCATCTGCCTCTGGACTCTCGTCCCCAAGAAACTGGACTCGTTTTTCACACTTAACGCTCTGCTCTCAACACTCAACCCCTCTTTCACACGAAATTGATCGTCTTCGTCACAGGCGCGCTCTGGCCGTTGTCGCCGTCGTTAATGAGGACGCGGACCGTGCGGGGCAGGGTCGACGGCGTGCTGATCGTGCTCTTGAACTGAATGTTCCGCAGCAGTGCCTGAGCAGCGGCAGGCGTGGCGCTGGCATTGAAAGTAATGACCAGCGAGACCTTGTTTGTCCCCCCGGTGAACGTGCCAATAAGCACGCCGCCATAAGTCACATTACCGCCGCTCACGCCGATTTGGTTCGTGCCGGTCCCCTGGTTACGGATCGACAGCACATCGGTCCCCTGGGCATTTGCCGTCAAGGACACGGTCAGCTTGCCGGTATCCAGATCCGGAGAGTCCGCATCGATGACTTTCGCATCCGAATCCAGAATCACTGATGACGGGCCGGTGTAATTCACACTGCCGTCGAAGCCGGTCACGACGGAGGCATCGTTTGCCAGGGTGAGATTCACATCCGTGGTCTGCGGAAGACTCGTTCCGCCATCGCCGTCGGTGAGCTTGAACTGCACCGTGCGGGTCAGCGTCGACGGATTGTCGGACGCCGTGCTGAATGTGATATTCCGTAGCAATGTCTGCGCGAGGGCCGGCGTGGCATTGACATTCAGGGTGATAGTCAATGCTGAACTTTTCGTCCCGCCTGCGAAGGTTCCCAACTGCTGCCCGTTCAGCCAGATCTCGTTGCCATTGAGAATCGCCAATGAGGCGCTGGTCTTGAGCGAAAGGACATCGGTCGACTGCTTGTTGGCCGTAATCGAGACGATCAGTTTCCCTGCATTAAAATCGAGAGAATCAATGTCTGCCACGGTGCCGTTCGGCGCGAGGACGAATGGAGATCCATTTTCAGCATAAGTGCCCGATCCGCTGATCCCGCCCAGCACGGGAGCGTCATTAACGGGAGTGACGTTAATGGTCTTCGTCACCGCCTGACTGGCTTGGCCATCTCCATCCGTCAGCGTGACGCTGGCGGTGCGCGGCAGAGCCGAAGGACTGTCACTGGTGTTGCTAAAGGCGATCCGCCGCAGCAGGGCCTGCGTACGGGCGGCCGTGGCATTCGCATTCAACGTGACCACCAATGGAGTTCCATTCGTCCCGCCAGTGAATGTTCCAATCACGGTCGTCCCTGCCACCACAATCTGATTGCCATTGTCGATGGAAATGGCGGCGGCCCCGGTTCCGCCAGGCAGAATAGACAGCACATCGCTGCTTTCCCCGTTCGACGTGATGGCAACGGTCAGCGAGCCGGTGTCAAAGTTCGAGGAATCCTGATCCTTCACGATCGCGGTTGTCGCTAGAATTGCGGGCGCGGCGTTTTCCTTATACGTCCCGGTGGCGGTGAACGACGAAATGACCGGTACGGCATTGAAGACGGAGAACGTGTAGTTGCCAGTGAGACCACCCCCCGAATCCTGGCCCGTCAGCGGATCGTAAGCCGAATTTCCCTGTGCACTGACGCCCACATAAAAGATCCCAGACGAGGGGAACGTGTAGAGAAGATACGACTCGAAGCTGGCTACTTCGCCCGGAGCGGCGCCGTCGTCATTGATCGAAAGCTCTGCTCCGCTGGAATCAAACAGCCTCAGGACGGAATTGAGATGCGAACTCACCGAGATATCGACATCCAGCGAAAGAATCTGACCGGCATTCGCAGTGATCGCGTACATGTCGACATCAGTCCCGGAAGTGATCCCTCCCGTCACTTTACTGCCGACGGCAACAGGCGTGGCCTCCGTGATTTCGTCGTCCAGATCGCTGGCGTCATGGATCGACAGCGTGTAATCACCCTGCGATCCGTTGGCGATATCGCCCGTGCCGAGCACCGCGTCATAGCCGAGATTCGCATTGCCTGACACGCCGATGTAATAATTTCCCGTGTCGGCAAAGGTGTGCGTCAGGAATGAGTCGATGCCGAGCGACTCGCCTGGACCAGCATTGTCATTGGAAGTCGCGATCGGGTTGCCGGCAGCGTCGAACAGGATCAAGTAGGAATTCAGACCCGCGATGGGCGTATCAATATCAAAGGACAAAGTCTGGCCGGCGGCAGCCGAGAACGAATGCATGTCAACGTCATAACCGGTGTTGATCGTGCCATTGCTGACCGAACCCACAGTGGCGGGCAAAGCCTCGCTAATCTGGTCATCAGGGTCAGTTCCCTGAACGGTGATGTCGTCGACATACCAGCCTTCAGAGTTGTAGGCATATGACGAACTGAAAGCGAATCGAATCTGAATCGACTGACCGATGTATGCGGCAAGATCGAGGCTCGCTTGGTGAAACCCGCTGGTGTTGTCACTGATGAGGACCGGGGTCACGTCTTCAAAATTCCCGCCATCCGCCGAAATCGAAATGACAGGGGCGCTGGAACCAGTGTTTGGTCCGTCTGCAAATTCCTGCTGCAGCAGATAGCTGAAAGAAAAAGTGGCCCCCTCATAAGGGACTAGAATCGACGGGGAATCGATCGCTCCGGCATTGCTGAAATAACTACTGATATTTCCGCCTCCATTGGAACCTTCCGATTTGCCGTAGTACATGCTGTGCGAAGCGGAGTGCCCCCCTTGATCGCCGCGCCCCGTTGAAAGGTGCCATAGTCCATTGCTGGGGTCGCCCTCCGCACCATTGTTGATGGTGAAACCATCGCTGGATGCAGCGCCGCCATTCCCTTCAAAGTCCGCGACATAGATAGGCTGACCTGATAACAATGCCCGAGATTCGAACAACTCAACGCAAGCCGCCCGTCGGTCGACAGCATTATGAGATCTCCGACGACATCGTCCTGCAACCCTTCGAAACCCGGGACGCATCCGCAACGCAAGCCGCTTCAACCAGTTCAACCGCACCATGGTGTGAGCCCCGCAAATGACAATGAATGAAACGACTTCGCGAATTGGCAAATGAACAACCCACGCGAACTTGTTGTGCGAATTGCTCATTTGAGATCGCCGAGAATGTATCGGCATTCACCAATACGTGTCAAACAAACCCCTAGCCGACGGTAGGTGATTTCACTATTGTTGATTTGGGGGCCACAGTGGAATCGGTTGAATCCAACCCCGGGCGGCATGGCGATCCCCAAAAACACGAAGAGCCGCGCACTCATGTGCACGGCTCTTCAGTGAAATCGATTTCCACAGTAAGAAAAGTTACCCGACGCTGCCTTCCATCTGCAGTTCGATCAGTCGGTTCAGCTCGACGGCGTATTCCATCGGGAGTTCCTTGACCAGCGGCTCGATGAAACCGGTGACGATCATGGCGCTCGCTTCGGCTTCCGTCAGACCGCGGCTCATCAGATAGAGCAGTTGCTCTTCGGCGATCTTCGAGACCGAGGCTTCATGCTCCATCGCCACGTTTTCTTCTTCCACCTCGATATACGGATAGGTATCGCTGCGGCTGGCGGGGTCGAGGATTAACGCATCGCAAACGACGTTGCTCTTGCAGTTCGTCGCCCCGTGCTGGACCTTGACCAGCCCGCGGTAACTGGCGCGACCGCCGTTCTTGCTGATCGACTTTGACACAATGCGGCTGCTGGTGTTGGGAGCGCAGTGAACCATCTTGGCCCCTGCGTCCTGGTGCTGCCCGTCGCCGGCAAAGGCAATGGACAGCGTTTCCCCGCGAGCACCCGGCTCCATCAGATAGATGGCAGGGTACTTCATCGTGAGTTTCGAACCCAGATTACCGTCGATCCATTCCATCAGGGCGTCACCATAGGCCATCGCCCGTTTGGTGACGAGGTTGTAGACGTTGTTCGACCAGTTCTGAATTGTGGTATAGCGGCAGCGTCCCTTCCGCTT containing:
- a CDS encoding beta strand repeat-containing protein, which encodes MFESRALLSGQPIYVADFEGNGGAASSDGFTINNGAEGDPSNGLWHLSTGRGDQGGHSASHSMYYGKSEGSNGGGNISSYFSNAGAIDSPSILVPYEGATFSFSYLLQQEFADGPNTGSSAPVISISADGGNFEDVTPVLISDNTSGFHQASLDLAAYIGQSIQIRFAFSSSYAYNSEGWYVDDITVQGTDPDDQISEALPATVGSVSNGTINTGYDVDMHSFSAAAGQTLSFDIDTPIAGLNSYLILFDAAGNPIATSNDNAGPGESLGIDSFLTHTFADTGNYYIGVSGNANLGYDAVLGTGDIANGSQGDYTLSIHDASDLDDEITEATPVAVGSKVTGGITSGTDVDMYAITANAGQILSLDVDISVSSHLNSVLRLFDSSGAELSINDDGAAPGEVASFESYLLYTFPSSGIFYVGVSAQGNSAYDPLTGQDSGGGLTGNYTFSVFNAVPVISSFTATGTYKENAAPAILATTAIVKDQDSSNFDTGSLTVAITSNGESSDVLSILPGGTGAAAISIDNGNQIVVAGTTVIGTFTGGTNGTPLVVTLNANATAARTQALLRRIAFSNTSDSPSALPRTASVTLTDGDGQASQAVTKTINVTPVNDAPVLGGISGSGTYAENGSPFVLAPNGTVADIDSLDFNAGKLIVSITANKQSTDVLSLKTSASLAILNGNEIWLNGQQLGTFAGGTKSSALTITLNVNATPALAQTLLRNITFSTASDNPSTLTRTVQFKLTDGDGGTSLPQTTDVNLTLANDASVVTGFDGSVNYTGPSSVILDSDAKVIDADSPDLDTGKLTVSLTANAQGTDVLSIRNQGTGTNQIGVSGGNVTYGGVLIGTFTGGTNKVSLVITFNASATPAAAQALLRNIQFKSTISTPSTLPRTVRVLINDGDNGQSAPVTKTINFV
- a CDS encoding YbaY family lipoprotein, yielding MKRISLAATMLASCLTSGLPSTAWAVNPNTNQSTPTNQLNTQPYGTTTLPGQGYYNFGTGTGLGSGLGTGLGTGGGLGTDPFFNPNLYTTPSYPISTDPALRTVPNPNPGAYPAQSGRDRITSPVGPNFVPPGQTPTTPIPGQQRKWRLGVYSKDLDTGVKIHDVVNGGAAQRAGLEVNDQIIAVNGFQVGYVNGQLFDCGSEFDRVADQNGWVTLLVQNNRDTKLINVPVQLDSRLSTLNGSVALQNRQTLPSNAVVNIELKEIIGNNGAPVTFASRKVDNLNQYPIPFAIDFDPAQISPNGRYVVYASVLVNGRETHRTPQPVRVLDQPGQLRPVAMQLEQVDLNTNPYPSGQNTTDQSAQIAQIVKWFNDYLGRNPSDRELVTWLEALRQGQPIAQVQLSLLANEQFFNRCDADKRVYISRMHELLIGRQPTNEEMSYWVARYDAQGGIRRDLAKEFQGALGIH
- the nusA gene encoding transcription termination factor NusA, with the protein product MNGTEVLRIVDAIHRDKSIDKEIVFSGIEAAILSAARKHYGEDREIVILIARTTGDVSATLDGKALPPEELGDLLGRIAAQTAKQVMIQKIREAERDALYDEFSSLRTHLVNGVVVRVDHGVASVNLGKVEAILPKSEQIPGEAHRVGDRVRAVVLEVRKAGSRIKVVLSRCHPELVRRLFEVEIPEVAERVIEVRSLAREAGYRSKVAVSCYDNNIDCVGACVGVRGSRIKTIVDELDGERIDIVRWNDSLQVLIPNAMQPAEVEDVILCPMLGRVIVLVREDQLSLAIGKKGQNVRLASKLVGWDIEVMTQEELDDQLERSVGAFGQLPKITDELAESLVSQGFFSFEDLSVIEPDHLKQLSGLEDEEIETIIAFAEKEAEREEQETDRRKALEREAKRVEREAAELDAMTGNRLADVETAVATETAPEPVTEVAEAPVEEESEAESPDVTSKASSHNP
- a CDS encoding PstS family phosphate ABC transporter substrate-binding protein codes for the protein MKLLGAKLLFAAAVVLAGSQSLLAQLPVDPGLPVYAHAEEVKGKITLAGSMTMSQLAAVWAESFKAMNPGAEIQLVSKGSVNAVPMVISGEADFGLLSRPITEAEVKAFHDKFGYMPTVIVPALEQIAIFVNKDNPIESLTLAQLDALFSKSLKRGAAKQATTWADVGVSGKLSNQPVICEGRRDETGLQVFFQYAILGNGEFRADIKENQSNVDMMKAIAANPGAIGFGGATFASPEVKAVKIALRQGEPAADIHDATYPLVRPLQIVINRDPKKPLTPIQQDFIKFVCSQRGQQDVIIGGLVPITARPAQIALEAVGLHTLN